One Drechmeria coniospora strain ARSEF 6962 chromosome 01, whole genome shotgun sequence genomic region harbors:
- a CDS encoding pathogenicity protein, whose product MPSSSPHDAVIPPRPPPPPSSRTEMEELPSLSRLVSLANPCFHPSSVASFLFPIFASYKALKTSDPAELTPWLMYWVVFSCCLLVESWVSFILAWVPFYGYMRLLFLLYLILPQTQGARIIYEERVHPFLEENEASIDDFIASAHDRLKTAGISYFRQAIEYIKTSILGLPPTEPPPEPAAAQSYTQALLARFSVPTTRWTSAASTGNDFYNLLAGAVSAATGAGRNGNDGGGGGMTDSGTLIPPNLRGSAEKMSFIAAQRERLNILLSVLDHEAQEIQRNDQSRSATAAAAATATTPGEAQDEDATQRPPSGLSVWSALSKSRSETDFEKVEAESPTEEDSTLRRRRTSGASTRSWRTWGWGGSADTSASSAQEE is encoded by the exons ATGCCTTCGTCATCGCCCCACGATGCTGTCATCCCCCCGCggccgccaccaccaccgtcgtcgcgcaCCGAGATGGAGGAGCTGCCATCCCTCAGCCGGCTCGTCTCGCTTGCTAACCCCTGTTTCCACCCCAGCTCCGTCGCCTCCTTTCTCTTCCCCATATTCGCTTCCTACAAGGCTCTGAAGACGTCCGATCCGGCCGAACTGACGCCCTGGCTCATGTACTGGGTCGTCTTCAGCTGCTGCCTACTAGTCGAGTCATGGGTCTCGTTCATCCTCGCCTG GGTTCCCTTTTACGGGTACATGcgcctcctcttccttctcTACCTCATCCTGCCGCAGACGCAAGGCGCTCGCATCATCTACGAGGAACGGGTCCATCCCTTCCTGGAGGAGAACGAGGCGAGCATCGATGACTTCATCGCCAGCGCCCACGATCGGCTCAAGACGGCAGGCATTTCGTACTTCCGCCAGGCCATCGAGTACATAAAGACTTCCATACTCggcttgccgccgacggagccaccgcccgagccggcggccgcACAGAGCTATACCCAGGCGCTTCTCGCGCGGTTCAGTGTTCCAACGACGAGGTGGACTTCCGCCGCCAGCACGGGCAACGACTTCTACAACCTTCTGGCCGGTGCCGTATCCGCCGCCACGGGCGCTGGTAGGAACGGGAACGatggcggaggcggcggcatgacCGACTCGGGCACGCTCATTCCACCGAACCTGCGCGGTTCGGCTGAGAAGATGagcttcatcgccgcccagcGCGAACGACTCAACATTCTTCTGTCGGTGCTCGACCACGAAGCGCAAGAGATCCAGCGCAACGACCAATCTCGGTcggctacggcggcggcggcggcgacggcgacgacgccgggaGAAGcgcaggacgaggatgcgACGCAGCGACCGCCCAGCGGACTCAGCGTGTGGAGCGCCCTGAGCAAGAGCCGCAGCGAGACCGACTTTGaaaaggtcgaggccgagagccCCACCGAAGAAGACAGCACgctgcgccggcgacgtACCTCGGGCGCCAGCACGAGATCGTGGAGGACCTGGGGATGGGGTGGCAGCGCCGACACcagcgcgagctcggcgcaGGAGGAGTAG